A window from Leptothermofonsia sichuanensis E412 encodes these proteins:
- the rpsM gene encoding 30S ribosomal protein S13, with translation MARIAGVDLPRDKRVEIGLTYIYGIGLTRSKEILKATGVNPDTRVRDLSDADVAALRAEVEENYQIEGDLRRLEAMNIKRLMDIGTYRGRRHRLGLPVRGQRTRTNARTRRGGRRTVAGKKKAPGKK, from the coding sequence GTGGCAAGGATTGCCGGAGTTGACCTGCCTCGGGATAAACGTGTCGAGATTGGTCTGACCTATATTTATGGAATTGGGTTGACCCGTTCCAAAGAGATCTTGAAGGCGACAGGGGTCAACCCTGATACCCGTGTCAGGGACTTAAGTGATGCCGACGTGGCGGCTTTAAGAGCAGAGGTCGAAGAAAACTATCAAATTGAAGGTGACCTCAGGCGACTGGAGGCGATGAACATCAAGCGATTGATGGACATTGGTACCTATCGGGGACGGCGTCATCGGTTAGGTCTTCCTGTCCGTGGGCAGCGAACCCGTACCAATGCCCGTACCAGACGGGGAGGGCGTCGCACCGTAGCCGGTAAGAAGAAAGCTCCTGGTAAGAAATAA
- a CDS encoding adenylate kinase has protein sequence MTRLIFLGAPGAGKGTQAKVLAGLCKIPHISTGDILREAVANQTPLGMKAKSFMDSGELVPDQLVIDLMRERLSQSDAHSGWILDGFPRTVTQAAFLDDLLSEINQLYNYAVNLEVPDEVLIARLLGRGRQDDTEDVIRRRLQVYREQTAPLINFYQTRQKLVSVDGNAPPDEVTADLKNLV, from the coding sequence GTGACACGTTTGATTTTCTTAGGTGCGCCTGGAGCTGGCAAGGGAACACAGGCGAAAGTACTGGCAGGGTTGTGTAAAATTCCTCACATTTCTACCGGCGATATTTTACGGGAAGCAGTTGCTAATCAGACTCCCCTTGGAATGAAGGCAAAAAGCTTTATGGATTCTGGAGAATTGGTTCCCGACCAACTGGTGATTGATTTGATGCGAGAGCGATTGTCTCAGTCTGATGCTCATTCTGGCTGGATTTTAGATGGATTTCCTCGCACAGTAACTCAAGCCGCTTTTCTGGATGACTTGTTATCAGAGATTAACCAGCTCTATAACTACGCGGTGAATCTGGAAGTGCCTGACGAGGTACTGATTGCGAGATTATTAGGGCGAGGGCGGCAGGATGATACTGAAGACGTGATTCGCCGTCGATTGCAGGTCTATCGAGAACAAACGGCTCCTCTGATTAACTTCTATCAAACGCGCCAAAAATTGGTTTCTGTCGATGGCAACGCTCCTCCGGATGAAGTAACCGCTGATCTAAAGAACTTGGTCTGA
- the rplX gene encoding 50S ribosomal protein L24 → MAKSKTTPTRFKMHVKKGDTVQVIAGRDKGKVGEILRAIPSESKVIVKGVNMRTKHVKPQQEGETGQIVTSEAPIHSSNVMLYSEKQKVASRVCYTFTEDGRKVRMLKKTGEIID, encoded by the coding sequence ATGGCTAAAAGCAAGACAACTCCAACTCGCTTCAAGATGCATGTCAAAAAAGGGGATACCGTCCAGGTGATTGCCGGTCGGGATAAGGGCAAAGTCGGCGAGATTCTGAGAGCCATCCCCAGCGAAAGTAAAGTGATTGTCAAAGGGGTAAATATGCGTACCAAGCATGTTAAGCCCCAGCAGGAAGGTGAGACAGGACAGATTGTGACCAGTGAAGCTCCTATCCATAGCTCTAATGTCATGCTCTACTCTGAAAAGCAAAAAGTCGCCAGTCGAGTTTGCTATACCTTCACTGAAGATGGGCGCAAGGTGCGCATGCTGAAAAAAACTGGAGAAATTATCGACTAG
- the rplV gene encoding 50S ribosomal protein L22, producing the protein MAVDTTTEVKASARYIRMSPHKVRRVLDQIRGRSYREALIILEFMPYRACEPVLKVLRSAAANAEHNEGLDRADLLISQAYADQGPTLKRYRPRAQGRAYQIRKPTCHITIAVAPGAEAE; encoded by the coding sequence ATGGCTGTTGATACCACCACTGAAGTTAAAGCGAGTGCCCGCTACATACGCATGTCACCCCACAAAGTGCGTCGTGTGCTCGATCAAATCCGGGGGCGTTCCTATCGGGAAGCACTGATTATTTTAGAATTTATGCCTTACCGTGCCTGTGAGCCGGTACTGAAGGTTCTCCGTTCGGCGGCTGCCAATGCAGAACATAATGAGGGCTTAGATCGAGCAGACCTGTTGATTTCCCAGGCATATGCTGATCAAGGACCCACATTGAAACGTTACCGACCCCGTGCTCAGGGGCGAGCTTATCAGATTCGGAAACCGACTTGCCACATTACAATCGCAGTCGCTCCAGGTGCCGAAGCGGAATAA
- the rpsS gene encoding 30S ribosomal protein S19, which translates to MGRSLKKGPFVADHLLKKIEALNVKGDKQVIKTWSRASTILPQMIGHTIAVHNGRQHVPVYVTEQMVGHKLGEFAPTRTFKGHAGSDKKARR; encoded by the coding sequence ATGGGGCGTTCACTCAAGAAAGGTCCATTTGTGGCTGACCACTTACTCAAAAAAATTGAGGCACTAAATGTTAAAGGAGACAAACAGGTCATTAAAACCTGGTCCCGGGCTTCTACGATCCTGCCTCAGATGATTGGTCACACGATCGCAGTTCATAACGGTCGCCAACATGTGCCAGTCTACGTGACTGAGCAGATGGTAGGACATAAGCTGGGAGAATTTGCTCCTACCCGCACCTTCAAAGGTCATGCAGGATCGGATAAGAAAGCACGTCGATAG
- the secY gene encoding preprotein translocase subunit SecY, giving the protein MVVNRDKNPSAQETFAQMAQAAGLRGRILLTVGMLILIRLGMVLPLPGINRDAFRASVANSPLVGFLDIFSGGGLSTLGIFALGILPYINASIILQLLTAAIPSLENLQKNEGEAGRRKISQITRYVALGWAIIQSVGISLWVRPYVEGWGPVFIGQTVLALTAGAMFVMWVGELITERGIGNGASLLIFVNIISTLPRSLGQTLELAQSGDRNVVGGVVILLIVFLVMIVGIVFVQEGTRRIPIVSARRQVGRRMYTERSSYLPLRLNQGGVMPIIFAQAVLVLPLTLASATGNETIARVTTYISPSGPTPWAYVALYLLLILFFSYFYASLIINPVDMSQNLKKMGASIPGIRPGKATSEYIERVLNRLTFLGAIFLGLVAIVPTAVESATRVRTFQGLGATSLLILVGVAIDTAKQIQTYVISQRYEGMVKQ; this is encoded by the coding sequence ATGGTCGTCAACCGAGATAAGAATCCGAGTGCTCAGGAAACCTTTGCCCAGATGGCTCAGGCGGCTGGTTTACGTGGGCGTATCCTGCTCACTGTTGGAATGCTCATATTAATTCGTCTGGGCATGGTTCTCCCGCTGCCTGGCATCAATCGTGACGCATTCAGAGCCAGTGTTGCCAATAGTCCATTAGTAGGATTCCTGGATATATTCTCTGGAGGCGGACTTTCAACCCTGGGGATCTTTGCTCTGGGGATTTTGCCTTACATTAATGCTTCTATTATTTTGCAACTGTTGACTGCGGCAATTCCTTCCCTGGAAAATTTGCAGAAGAACGAAGGAGAAGCTGGCCGTCGGAAGATTTCTCAGATTACTCGTTATGTCGCCCTGGGCTGGGCAATTATCCAGAGTGTTGGGATTTCTCTCTGGGTTCGCCCCTACGTTGAAGGCTGGGGTCCTGTATTCATTGGACAAACGGTTCTTGCCCTGACAGCGGGGGCAATGTTTGTTATGTGGGTGGGCGAATTGATTACGGAGCGGGGGATTGGCAATGGCGCTTCGCTGCTGATTTTCGTCAACATTATTTCGACACTACCACGGTCTTTGGGACAAACTCTGGAACTGGCTCAGAGTGGCGATCGCAATGTGGTAGGTGGTGTTGTGATTTTGCTGATTGTCTTCCTGGTCATGATTGTGGGGATTGTTTTTGTTCAGGAAGGAACCCGCCGCATTCCGATTGTTTCTGCCCGTCGCCAGGTGGGGCGTCGCATGTATACGGAACGCAGCAGCTATCTTCCCTTACGGTTGAACCAGGGAGGAGTGATGCCAATCATCTTTGCGCAGGCAGTACTCGTCCTGCCTCTAACCCTGGCATCCGCGACTGGCAATGAAACCATAGCCAGAGTTACTACTTATATCAGCCCCAGTGGTCCAACCCCCTGGGCATACGTGGCACTTTACCTGCTCCTCATTCTGTTCTTCAGTTATTTCTACGCTTCCCTGATCATTAATCCAGTAGATATGTCTCAAAATTTGAAAAAGATGGGGGCGAGTATTCCGGGTATCCGTCCTGGTAAAGCAACTAGTGAGTATATCGAACGGGTGTTAAACCGCCTGACATTTCTAGGGGCAATCTTCCTTGGGCTGGTAGCCATTGTACCCACAGCCGTTGAGAGTGCCACCCGAGTCAGAACATTTCAGGGCCTGGGGGCAACATCCTTGCTGATCCTGGTTGGGGTAGCGATTGATACAGCCAAGCAAATCCAGACCTACGTGATTTCGCAACGGTACGAAGGGATGGTGAAACAGTAG
- the rpmC gene encoding 50S ribosomal protein L29: protein MPLPKIEDARSLSDKELQEQIVAVKRELFQLRFQKGTRQLEKSHQFKHNRHRLAQLMTVERERQLASIVSDAETE, encoded by the coding sequence ATGCCTCTGCCCAAGATTGAAGATGCTCGCAGTTTGAGTGATAAGGAACTGCAAGAGCAGATTGTCGCCGTTAAGCGCGAACTGTTTCAACTGCGGTTTCAAAAAGGCACTCGCCAACTGGAAAAATCCCACCAGTTCAAACATAACCGTCACCGTCTGGCCCAGTTAATGACGGTTGAACGGGAGCGACAACTGGCATCCATTGTTTCAGATGCGGAGACGGAGTAA
- the rplE gene encoding 50S ribosomal protein L5, with protein MAERLKALYQDKIVPKLMEQFGYTNIHQVPKLTKITVNRGLGEAAQNAKALEASLAEIALITGQKPVVTRAKKAIAGFKIRQGMPVGIMVTLRAERMYSFLDRLVNLALPRIRDFRGISPKSFDGRGNYTLGVREQLIFPEVDYDSIDQIRGMDISIITTANTDEEGRALLKEMGMPFREN; from the coding sequence ATGGCAGAACGACTTAAAGCACTTTACCAGGACAAGATAGTTCCCAAACTGATGGAGCAATTTGGTTATACCAACATTCATCAGGTTCCCAAATTAACAAAGATTACCGTGAACCGGGGATTGGGAGAAGCGGCTCAGAATGCCAAGGCATTAGAGGCTTCGCTGGCTGAAATTGCCCTCATCACAGGTCAAAAACCCGTGGTGACTCGGGCCAAAAAAGCGATCGCTGGATTCAAAATTCGTCAGGGCATGCCCGTTGGCATTATGGTTACATTGCGAGCTGAGCGGATGTATTCATTTCTAGATCGCCTGGTCAATCTGGCTTTGCCCCGAATCCGTGACTTTCGCGGGATCAGTCCCAAGAGCTTTGATGGACGCGGAAATTATACCCTGGGTGTGCGGGAGCAACTGATTTTTCCAGAAGTGGACTACGACAGCATTGACCAGATTCGTGGCATGGACATTTCTATCATCACTACTGCAAATACCGATGAGGAGGGACGCGCCCTGCTGAAAGAGATGGGTATGCCCTTCCGGGAGAACTAG
- the rplB gene encoding 50S ribosomal protein L2 codes for MGIRFYRPTTPGTRTLAVSDFSELTRSKPEKSLTQSRHRPKGRNNRGVITCRHRGGGHKRLYRIIDFRRDKHNIPAKVASVEYDPNRNARISLLYYEDGEKRYILHPAGLTVGTIIRSGPDAPIEVGNALPLGNIPLGTVVHNVELVPGKGGQIVRAAGASAQVAAKEGNFVTLKLPSGEVRMIRRECYATIGQVGNADVRNTTYGKAGRKRWKGRRPEVRGSVMNPVDHPHGGGEGRAPIGRPGPVTPWGKPALGYKTRKKKKLSSKLIVRRRRKSSKRGKGGRES; via the coding sequence ATGGGCATTCGTTTCTACCGACCCACTACTCCTGGAACCCGCACTCTGGCAGTCTCCGACTTTTCCGAGCTGACTCGCAGTAAGCCAGAAAAATCTTTGACTCAGTCGCGCCATCGTCCTAAAGGACGTAATAACCGTGGGGTGATTACCTGCCGCCATCGCGGTGGCGGGCATAAGCGCCTCTATCGAATCATTGATTTTCGACGTGACAAGCACAACATTCCGGCAAAGGTTGCTTCCGTTGAGTACGACCCAAACCGCAATGCCCGGATCTCTCTGCTTTACTACGAAGATGGGGAGAAGCGTTACATTCTCCATCCTGCCGGATTAACTGTGGGTACGATTATCCGGTCTGGCCCTGATGCACCCATTGAAGTTGGTAATGCGCTGCCATTAGGCAACATTCCCCTGGGTACGGTGGTACACAATGTTGAGTTAGTTCCTGGTAAGGGTGGGCAGATTGTACGGGCAGCTGGTGCCAGCGCCCAGGTGGCGGCAAAGGAAGGGAACTTTGTCACCCTCAAGCTGCCCTCTGGAGAGGTGAGAATGATCCGGCGTGAGTGTTACGCCACAATTGGTCAGGTGGGCAATGCCGATGTCCGCAATACTACCTATGGCAAAGCGGGGCGTAAGCGCTGGAAAGGACGCAGACCAGAGGTTCGCGGAAGCGTGATGAACCCGGTTGATCATCCCCACGGTGGTGGCGAAGGCAGAGCACCTATTGGTCGCCCCGGACCTGTGACTCCCTGGGGTAAACCAGCGTTGGGCTACAAAACTCGCAAGAAGAAGAAACTGAGTAGCAAATTGATTGTTCGTCGCCGTCGCAAATCCTCGAAGCGAGGTAAGGGCGGTCGGGAGTCATAA
- the rpsQ gene encoding 30S ribosomal protein S17: MAVKERVGLVVSDKMDKTVVVAVENRAAHPKYGKIVARTKRYKAHDEDNKCHVGDRVRIQETRPLSRTKRWTVTEILNTSASQA, translated from the coding sequence ATGGCGGTCAAAGAGAGAGTTGGCTTAGTGGTCAGCGACAAAATGGATAAAACCGTGGTGGTGGCAGTCGAGAACCGGGCTGCTCATCCCAAGTACGGCAAGATTGTGGCGCGCACCAAACGCTACAAGGCCCACGATGAGGACAATAAGTGTCACGTCGGCGATCGCGTCCGGATTCAGGAAACTCGTCCCCTGAGCCGCACCAAGCGCTGGACGGTTACTGAAATCCTCAATACCAGCGCATCCCAGGCTTAG
- the rplO gene encoding 50S ribosomal protein L15, whose product MRLIDAVPKEGSKRRRRRVGRGISAGQGASCGFGMRGQKSRSGRPTRPGFEGGQMPLYRRLPKLKGFPVINRVNYTIVNVEDLAGLEANTEVTLTSLMEAGIVTSDDGPLKILGNGDINVPLTVKAAAFTQSARAKIEAAKGTCELESAE is encoded by the coding sequence ATGAGACTGATTGATGCGGTACCAAAGGAAGGTTCCAAAAGGCGTCGCCGCCGGGTAGGTCGGGGAATTTCGGCAGGACAGGGGGCTAGCTGTGGCTTTGGGATGCGCGGGCAAAAGTCTCGCTCTGGTCGCCCCACTCGTCCAGGATTTGAAGGCGGACAGATGCCCCTGTATCGTCGCCTGCCCAAGCTAAAGGGTTTTCCTGTGATTAACCGGGTAAATTACACGATCGTGAATGTGGAAGATCTGGCTGGTCTGGAAGCCAACACAGAAGTGACCTTAACCTCCCTCATGGAGGCAGGAATTGTAACCTCGGATGATGGTCCTTTGAAAATCCTCGGTAACGGGGACATTAACGTTCCTTTAACCGTTAAGGCGGCTGCATTTACCCAATCTGCTCGCGCCAAGATTGAAGCCGCAAAAGGAACCTGTGAGCTTGAGAGTGCTGAATAG
- the rplP gene encoding 50S ribosomal protein L16, translating into MLSPRRTKFRKQQRGRMKGLATRGSTLNFGDFGLQAMEPSWITSRQIEASRRAMTRYIRRGGKIWIRIFPDKPVTQRAAETRMGSGKGAPEFWVAVVKPGRIMFEIAGVPEETAREAMRLASFKLPIKTKFITRESEES; encoded by the coding sequence ATGTTAAGTCCAAGAAGAACAAAATTTCGTAAACAGCAGCGCGGGCGGATGAAGGGTTTGGCAACCCGTGGCAGCACCCTTAACTTTGGTGATTTTGGCTTGCAGGCAATGGAGCCTTCCTGGATCACCTCTCGTCAGATTGAAGCGAGTCGTCGTGCCATGACTCGTTACATTCGTCGGGGTGGAAAAATTTGGATCCGGATTTTCCCGGATAAGCCCGTAACGCAGCGCGCGGCTGAAACCCGGATGGGTTCTGGTAAAGGCGCTCCAGAGTTCTGGGTGGCGGTGGTCAAACCCGGTCGGATCATGTTTGAAATTGCCGGAGTACCCGAAGAAACTGCCAGAGAAGCGATGCGACTGGCATCCTTCAAGCTGCCGATTAAGACCAAGTTTATTACCCGTGAGTCGGAGGAGTCCTGA
- the rplR gene encoding 50S ribosomal protein L18, translating into MKLSRKESTRRRHNRVRRRVFGTPERPRLAVFRSNEHIYVQLIDDTRQHTIAAASTLDAAIKSELSSGANCEASTAVGKLIAARSLEKGIKQVVFDRGGNLFHGRVKALADAAREAGLDF; encoded by the coding sequence ATGAAACTAAGTCGTAAGGAATCCACTCGACGGCGACACAACCGGGTGCGCCGCCGGGTATTTGGAACTCCGGAGCGCCCAAGGTTGGCGGTTTTCCGTTCTAATGAACATATTTATGTCCAACTGATTGACGATACCAGGCAGCACACCATTGCCGCAGCTTCCACCCTGGATGCCGCTATCAAGTCGGAACTGAGTTCTGGTGCCAATTGTGAGGCTTCTACAGCAGTCGGTAAACTAATTGCAGCGAGATCGCTGGAGAAAGGGATCAAGCAGGTCGTCTTTGATCGGGGAGGCAATCTGTTTCACGGTCGAGTAAAAGCGCTGGCAGATGCTGCGCGTGAGGCCGGGCTTGATTTTTAA
- the rpsE gene encoding 30S ribosomal protein S5 yields MAKGRKNTKSREKETEWQERVVQIRRVTKVVKGGKKLSFRAIVVVGNERGQVGVGVGKASDVIGAVKKGVADGKKHLVDVPLTKSNSIPHPATGAGGGAKVMMRPAAPGTGVIAGGAVRTVLELAGVRNVLAKQLGSGNPLNNARAAVNALETLRTFAEVAEERGVSIENLYA; encoded by the coding sequence ATGGCAAAGGGTCGTAAAAACACCAAGAGTCGCGAGAAAGAGACGGAATGGCAGGAGCGGGTTGTTCAAATCCGACGGGTCACCAAAGTCGTCAAGGGAGGTAAAAAACTTAGCTTCCGGGCGATCGTCGTGGTTGGGAACGAACGGGGGCAGGTTGGCGTTGGCGTTGGTAAAGCCAGCGATGTAATTGGTGCCGTGAAAAAGGGTGTAGCCGACGGGAAAAAACATCTGGTAGATGTCCCTTTGACAAAATCAAACTCCATCCCCCATCCGGCAACGGGTGCCGGTGGTGGTGCCAAAGTAATGATGCGCCCCGCTGCTCCTGGTACTGGGGTAATTGCTGGAGGCGCTGTGCGCACAGTCCTCGAACTGGCAGGTGTTCGTAATGTTTTAGCAAAACAGCTTGGCTCTGGCAACCCATTAAACAATGCGCGAGCTGCCGTGAATGCGCTAGAAACCCTACGTACTTTCGCTGAAGTCGCTGAGGAGCGTGGGGTTTCCATTGAGAATCTCTATGCCTAG
- the rpsH gene encoding 30S ribosomal protein S8 gives MAANDTIADMLTRIRNANLARHQTTEVPSTKMTRSIAKVLKDEGFIVDYEEVGEGVKRHLMISLKYKGKGKRPIINALKRVSKPGFRVYSNRRDLPRVLGGIGIAIISTSNGIMTDREARRNGLGGEVLCYVW, from the coding sequence ATGGCGGCAAATGACACTATTGCAGACATGCTAACGCGGATTCGGAACGCTAATTTGGCACGTCATCAGACGACCGAAGTCCCTTCAACCAAAATGACCCGTAGTATTGCTAAAGTCCTCAAAGACGAAGGCTTTATTGTCGATTACGAGGAAGTGGGCGAAGGCGTTAAGCGGCATCTCATGATTTCCCTGAAATACAAGGGAAAGGGAAAGCGCCCGATTATTAACGCACTCAAACGTGTTAGTAAGCCAGGATTTCGCGTTTACTCAAACCGTCGGGATTTACCACGAGTTTTGGGAGGGATTGGAATTGCCATCATCTCAACCTCCAATGGCATTATGACAGATCGAGAAGCTCGTCGTAACGGCCTGGGCGGTGAGGTTTTGTGCTACGTCTGGTAA
- the infA gene encoding translation initiation factor IF-1 has protein sequence MSKQDLIEMEGTVTESLPNAMFRVDLDNGFNVLAHISGKIRRNYIKILPGDRVKVELTPYDLTKGRITYRLRNKK, from the coding sequence TTGTCAAAGCAAGACTTGATTGAAATGGAAGGAACGGTGACTGAGTCACTGCCTAACGCCATGTTCCGCGTTGATCTGGATAATGGCTTCAATGTTCTGGCGCACATTTCTGGCAAAATTCGTCGGAATTACATCAAAATTCTCCCCGGCGACCGGGTCAAAGTCGAACTTACTCCTTACGACCTGACCAAAGGACGCATCACTTATCGGTTGCGGAACAAGAAATAG
- the rplF gene encoding 50S ribosomal protein L6: protein MSRIGKRPIIIPNKVTVTIDGQSVMVKGPKGELSRVLPDEVVVSQEGETILVTRRDESRTARQRHGLCRTLVANMVEGVSQGFQKRLEIQGVGYRAQVQGKNLTLNMGYSHPVQFEPPEGVQFAVENNVNVIVSGIDKEEVGNTAARIRAVRPPEPYKGKGIRYAGELVRRKAGKAGKK from the coding sequence ATGTCTCGTATTGGCAAGCGTCCCATCATAATTCCCAATAAAGTAACAGTGACCATTGATGGTCAGTCAGTGATGGTCAAGGGTCCCAAGGGTGAACTCTCTAGAGTCTTGCCGGATGAAGTAGTTGTCTCTCAAGAGGGTGAAACCATCCTGGTCACTCGACGGGATGAGTCCCGGACTGCGCGGCAACGGCATGGATTGTGTCGCACCTTAGTTGCCAACATGGTGGAAGGTGTGTCCCAGGGGTTTCAGAAGCGTTTAGAGATTCAAGGGGTTGGCTACCGGGCACAGGTGCAGGGGAAAAATCTTACCCTCAACATGGGCTACAGTCACCCAGTTCAATTTGAACCCCCTGAAGGAGTGCAATTTGCTGTCGAAAATAATGTCAATGTCATTGTCAGCGGTATTGACAAGGAAGAGGTCGGCAATACAGCCGCTCGGATTCGGGCGGTGCGTCCCCCTGAACCCTATAAGGGGAAGGGGATTCGCTATGCTGGTGAGTTGGTTAGACGTAAGGCTGGTAAGGCAGGTAAGAAGTAG
- the rpmJ gene encoding 50S ribosomal protein L36, whose translation MKVRASVRKICEKCRVIRRRGRVMVICSNPKHKQRQG comes from the coding sequence ATGAAGGTTCGAGCATCAGTCCGTAAAATTTGTGAAAAGTGCCGTGTCATTCGTCGTCGTGGCAGAGTCATGGTGATTTGCTCAAACCCTAAGCATAAGCAGCGCCAGGGATAG
- the rpsK gene encoding 30S ribosomal protein S11, which yields MPPGKPTRKTGARKQKKNVPSGVAYIQSTFNNTIVTISDTNGEVISWASAGSSGFKGAKKGTPFAAQTAAEAAARRATDQGMRQIEVMVSGPGAGRETAIRALQGVGLEITLIRDVTPIPHNGCRPPKRRRV from the coding sequence ATGCCTCCAGGAAAACCAACCAGAAAAACTGGGGCACGCAAACAGAAAAAGAACGTGCCCAGTGGAGTGGCTTACATCCAGTCCACATTTAACAACACCATCGTTACGATCTCCGACACTAACGGAGAAGTCATCTCCTGGGCTTCAGCAGGTTCCAGCGGTTTTAAGGGAGCGAAAAAGGGAACTCCGTTTGCGGCCCAGACGGCTGCGGAAGCTGCGGCTCGTCGGGCGACCGATCAGGGGATGCGGCAGATCGAAGTGATGGTCAGTGGTCCGGGTGCAGGTCGGGAAACCGCCATTCGCGCCCTCCAGGGAGTAGGTTTGGAAATTACTCTGATTCGGGATGTGACGCCCATTCCCCATAATGGTTGTCGCCCTCCCAAGCGACGACGGG
- the rpsC gene encoding 30S ribosomal protein S3, producing MGQKIHPTGFRLGITQEHRSRWFSDTKRYPELLQEDYKIRQLVGKKLSSAGISEVRIERKADQIDLEVRTARPGVVVGRGGQGIEALRADLQKELGGGDRQIRINVVEVARPDADAALIAEYIAQQLERRVSFRRVVRQAIQRAQRAGIEGIKVQVSGRLNGAEIARPEWTREGRVPLHTLRADIDYAYTIAKTIYGTLGIKVWIFKGEIIPGQEETSAPANNQPRRRQQRRRQQFEDRSNEG from the coding sequence GTGGGACAGAAGATACATCCAACTGGGTTTCGCCTCGGTATCACGCAAGAGCACCGATCGCGCTGGTTTAGCGATACCAAACGCTACCCAGAACTCCTGCAAGAGGACTACAAAATTCGCCAACTTGTCGGGAAAAAGCTCAGCAGTGCTGGCATCTCTGAGGTGAGAATTGAGCGCAAGGCGGATCAAATTGATCTGGAAGTCAGAACTGCGCGTCCTGGTGTGGTTGTTGGTCGGGGTGGTCAGGGAATTGAGGCTCTGCGGGCAGACCTGCAAAAAGAGTTAGGCGGTGGCGATCGCCAGATTCGGATCAATGTGGTTGAAGTCGCCCGTCCTGATGCTGATGCTGCTTTGATTGCCGAGTACATTGCCCAGCAACTGGAACGACGAGTTTCCTTCCGCCGTGTTGTGCGTCAGGCAATTCAGCGGGCCCAACGAGCTGGAATCGAAGGAATTAAAGTTCAGGTCAGTGGTCGTCTGAATGGGGCTGAAATTGCTCGCCCTGAGTGGACCCGGGAAGGTCGGGTTCCTCTCCACACCCTGAGAGCCGATATTGATTATGCCTACACTATCGCCAAAACCATCTATGGCACCCTTGGCATCAAGGTCTGGATTTTCAAAGGTGAGATTATTCCGGGACAGGAAGAAACCTCTGCTCCTGCCAATAACCAGCCTCGCCGCCGCCAACAACGTCGCCGTCAGCAATTTGAAGATCGCTCAAATGAAGGATAA
- the rplN gene encoding 50S ribosomal protein L14, with translation MIQQESYLNVADNSGARKLMCIRVLGGGNRRYAGVGDIIVAVVKDAIPNMAVKKSDVVKAVIVRTRKNLRRESGMSIRFDDNAAVIINNDGNPRGTRVFGPVARELRDKNFTKIVSLAPEVL, from the coding sequence ATGATTCAACAAGAGAGTTATTTGAATGTTGCCGATAACAGCGGTGCTCGCAAGCTGATGTGTATCCGTGTATTGGGCGGTGGCAATCGCCGCTATGCCGGAGTGGGTGACATCATCGTCGCGGTTGTGAAAGATGCTATTCCCAATATGGCCGTGAAGAAGTCTGATGTGGTCAAAGCAGTGATTGTTCGCACCCGCAAGAATTTGCGTCGCGAAAGCGGAATGAGCATCCGGTTTGATGATAATGCAGCCGTCATCATCAACAACGATGGTAATCCCAGAGGTACCCGCGTTTTTGGTCCAGTTGCCCGTGAACTGCGCGACAAAAACTTTACGAAGATTGTTTCTCTGGCACCGGAGGTATTGTGA